ATGACCAATAACGATGAGTTAGCACAAAAGATTAGGATGATTGCCAACCATGGGCAAAAGATTAAGTATCACCATGAGGTTATTGGTTGTAATTCTCGTTTAGATACTATCCAGGCCGCAATCTTAAATGTGAAACTTAAGTATCTGAATGACTATTCAAATGCTCGATATAATGCTGCTCAGGTATATCATGAACTATTGAATGATGTTGATGGTATTACAATACCTGCTGAAATGCCATTCTCAACCCATGTTTACCATCAATATACCTTGAAGGTTAAAGATGGGAAGCGTGATATGCTTAAAAAGCATTTAGAAGAGTTAGGAATCCCCTCTATGATATATTATCCATTGCCATTACAAAAGCAAAATGCATTTAAGTCTATTACGATTCAAGGTGAAGATTTAGATGTTTCTGCACTATTGGCGGATAGCGTCCTTTCGTTACCAATTCACACAGAAATAATAAAGGAGGAGCAACTTATTGTTTCAAATGCTATAAAAGAATTTTTCAAGAAATAGTTATGGGATATTTTAAGCATGAAACCGCCATTGTTGATGAAGGCTGTGAAATTTGTGAAGGGACAAAAATTTGGCATTTTTCGCATATAATGTCTAACTGTTCAATTGGCAAAAACTGCAATATTGGGCAGAATGTTGTTGTGTCTCCTGATGTTATTTTAGGTGATAATTGCAAAGTTCAAAATAATGTATCAATCTATACGGGTGTGACTTGTGGTAACGATGTGTTCTTAGGACCATCGATGGTTTTTACCAATGTTACCAATCCAAGAAGCGCTGTAAATCGCAAAAGCGAATATAAAAGAACGCATGTTGGAAATGGTGCTACTATTGGTGCAAATGCTACCATTGTATGTGGGCACGATATAGGTGAGTATGCCTTTATAGGGGCAGGCTCAGTGGTAACTAAAACGGTTAAGCCTTATGCTTTAATGGTTGGTAACCCTGCTAAACAAATTGGTTGGATGAGTGAGTTCGGACAGCCGCTGCATTTTAATGATGAAGGTTTTGCTACCTGTTCTGAAAGCGGAGATAAGTATCAGCTAATAAATGAGAGTGTTTCTAAATTGTAAAAACAAATACGATGTATAAAAAACTTGTTGAAAAGAAAGCAAAGCTTTCACTTGTAGGTTTAGGTTACGTTGGTTTACCTATAGCCCTTGAGTTTGCAAAAAAGATTTCAGTAGTAGGATTTGATATCAAAGAGGATAGACTAGAAAAAATGCGTCAGGGGATTGATCCTTGTTCTGAGTTAGATTCTTCTGCTTTCGATAATACCGATATTGTTTTTACCTCTTCGATTGATACGCTTAGAGAAGCTTCTTTCCATATCGTTGCTGTTCCAACTCCAATTGATGAATTCAACCAACCCGATTTAAAACCTTTACTAAGTGCTTCGCGTACTGTTGGACAGGCTCTAAAGAAAGGTGATTATGTTGTATACGAATCTACTGTATATCCTGGGTGTACAGAGGAGGATTGTATTCCAATTCTTGAAGAGGTTTCTGGACTTAAGGCAGGGGTTGATTTTAAGGTGGGATATTCACCAGAGCGAATTAATCCGGGAGATAAAAATCATACCCTAACCAATACAACAAAAATAGTATCAGGTTGCGATTCTGAGGCTTTAGATACTATTGCAAAGGTTTATGAGTTGGTTATTCAACCGGGTGTGCATCGTGCTCCAAATATTAAGGTTGCCGAGGCTGCTAAGATTATAGAGAATACTCAGCGTGATGTAAACATTGCATTAATGAATGAGCTATCTATCATTTTTAGCCGTATTGGCATAAATACTTTTGACGTACTTGAGGCTGCTGGAACTAAATGGAATTTCTTAAAGTTCTATCCAGGATTAGTTGGTGGACACTGCATTGGGGTTGACCCATATTACCTAGTACATAAGGCAAAAGAGTTAAAGTATCACCCCCAGGTTATTAATGCTGGTCGTTTTATTAACGATTCCATGGGCGGTTATATTGCCAAGA
This window of the uncultured Acetobacteroides sp. genome carries:
- a CDS encoding DapH/DapD/GlmU-related protein, producing MGYFKHETAIVDEGCEICEGTKIWHFSHIMSNCSIGKNCNIGQNVVVSPDVILGDNCKVQNNVSIYTGVTCGNDVFLGPSMVFTNVTNPRSAVNRKSEYKRTHVGNGATIGANATIVCGHDIGEYAFIGAGSVVTKTVKPYALMVGNPAKQIGWMSEFGQPLHFNDEGFATCSESGDKYQLINESVSKL
- a CDS encoding nucleotide sugar dehydrogenase, producing the protein MYKKLVEKKAKLSLVGLGYVGLPIALEFAKKISVVGFDIKEDRLEKMRQGIDPCSELDSSAFDNTDIVFTSSIDTLREASFHIVAVPTPIDEFNQPDLKPLLSASRTVGQALKKGDYVVYESTVYPGCTEEDCIPILEEVSGLKAGVDFKVGYSPERINPGDKNHTLTNTTKIVSGCDSEALDTIAKVYELVIQPGVHRAPNIKVAEAAKIIENTQRDVNIALMNELSIIFSRIGINTFDVLEAAGTKWNFLKFYPGLVGGHCIGVDPYYLVHKAKELKYHPQVINAGRFINDSMGGYIAKKLVKKMISLGKNILGSRVLVMGVTFKEDVADIRNSKVADIINELKDYGIDVDVVDPHADAEEVRHEYGFNLIEKPIGNYDSVIVAVSHKEYYNLDEKFFKTLTHDNAVLVDVKGIYRGKIHSLKYWSL